The Numida meleagris isolate 19003 breed g44 Domestic line chromosome 7, NumMel1.0, whole genome shotgun sequence genome contains a region encoding:
- the MUTYH gene encoding adenine DNA glycosylase isoform X3 codes for MACGGGLEAPARPPALHLFRDPVEIDALRSRLLAWYDKSRRDLPWRTLAATEPDADRRAYAVWVSEIMLQQTQVATVIDYYNRWMQKWPTLQALAAASLEEVNELWAGLGYYSRGKRLQEAARKVVSELGGRMPRTAEDLQKLLPGVGRYTAGAIASISFGQATGVVDGNVIRVLCRLRCIGADTSSLAVTDCLWDMANALVDRSHPGDFNQALMELGATVCTPKSPLCGECPVKEHCHSWHRVEKELASASQKLFGKSNPVPDVEDCGVGGCPLCPPAAEPWDSSLGVTNFPRKAAKKQPRAERTATCVLERRGHLGVPEYLIVQRPSSGLLAGLWEFPSLPLAPGLQEEQQKEVLADHLRAWTGRPVQAQSLSFIGEVVHIFSHIHQTYAVYSLCLDGDVVLDTALSPSRWVSEEEFRASAVSTAMKKVLKARETQRGEQSGHAKVGGAAVCAELPRAVLEPPRTWGCTGSSPSWSRETCLAGSVCGSLSIRDTPLLMPQRGSLRTLGVWFSPGISPAGLQAEAGIKAGGGGQHPHRDAALPARLPPSSDPSVMAPLAADTSRSCAVVSPAQGSCRSPRGPVASAVPSSSPTAIRTSPLSPVHLWMCAVQGAGAVLDVTRSWAHSPALGTGLLGLAAGFLWQQEG; via the exons ATGGCCTGCGGAGGAGGTCTCG AGGCCCCCGCTCGACCGCCTGCGCTGCATCTCTTCCGTGACCCCGTCGAGATCGATGCCCTGCGCAGCCGCCTGCTCGCCTGGTACGACAAAAGCCGGCGGGACCTTCCCTGGAGGACGCTG GCTGCAACTGAGCCGGATGCTGACAGGCGGGCGTATGCAG TGTGGGTGTCCGAGATCATGCTCCAGCAGACACAAGTGGCCACAGTGATTGACTACTACAACCGCTGGATGCAG AAGTGGCCAACGCTGCAGGCGCTGGCAGCAGCATCACTGGAG gaggtgaaTGAGCTCTGGGCAGGACTTGGCTACTACTCACGAGGAAAGCgcctgcaggaggcagcaaggAAG GTGGTGTCGGAGCTGGGCGGCCGCATGCCCAGGACAGCCGAGgacctgcagaagctgctgccagGAGTGGGCCGATACACAGCAGGAGCCATCGCTTCCATCTCGTTTGGGCAG GCTACTGGCGTCGTGGATGGGAATGTGATCCGCGTGCTGTGCCGCCTGCGGTGCATCGGCGCTGACACCAGCAGCCTGGCTGTCACTGACTGCCTCTG GGACATGGCCAATGCCCTGGTGGATAGGAGCCACCCAGGGGACTTCAACCAAGctctgatggagctgggggcaACCGTGTGCACGCCCAAATCCCCGCTGTGCGGGGAGTGCCCAGTGAAGGAGCACTGCCACTCCTGGCATAGG GTGGAGAAGGAGCTGGCCTCTGCCTCTCAGAAGCTGTTTGGAAAGTCCAACCCAGTGCCTGACGTTGAGGACTGTG GGGTTGGGGGCTGTCCCTTGTGCCCCCCTGCTGCCGAGCCGTGGGACAGCAGCCTGGGGGTCACCAACTTCCCCCGCAAAGCAGCGAAGAAGCAGCCACGGGCAGAGCGGACAGCCACATGTGTGCTGGAGCGGAGGGGCCACCTTGGGGTCCCTGAGTACCTCATCGTGCAGAGACCCAGCTCAG GGCTCTTGGCTGGGCTCTGGGAGTTCCCCAGCCTCCCACTGGCTCCAGGcctgcaggaagagcagcagaaggaggTGCTGGCTGACCACCTGCGGGCATGGACAGGGCGGCCCGTGCAGGCACAGAGTTTGAGCTTCATCGGAGAG GTTGTCCACATCTTCTCTCACATTCACCAAACATATGCGGTCTACTCACTGTGCCTGGATGGGGATGTGGTCCTGGACACTGCCTTGTCCCCATCCCGCTGGGTGTCAGAGGAGGAATTCCGTGCCTCGGCTGTGTCCACTGCCATGAAGAAG GTGCTGAAGGCACGAGAGACTCAGCGTGGGGAGCAGAGTGGCCATGCCAAGGTGGGCGGTGCAGCAGTGTGCGCAGAGCTGCCCCGTGCCGTGCTGGAGCCCCCCAGGACTTGGGGCTGCACTGGGAGCTCCCCATCCTGGAGCAGGGAAACGTGCCTGGCCGGCTCTGTCTGTGGTTCCCTCAGTATTAGGGACACCCCACTGTTGATGCCCCAGAGGGGGTCCCTGAGGACCCTCGGGGTTTGGTTCAGCCCCGGCATCTCTCCTGCAGGGCTCCAAGCGGAAGCGGGGATCAAAGCTGGGGGCGGTGGGCAGCACCCCCACAGGGATGCAGCTCTCCCTGCGCGCCTTCCTCCGAGCTCCGACCCCTCCGTGATGGCACCTTTGGCAGCTGACACCAGCAGGTCATGTGCTGTGGTGAGCCCTgcacagggcagctgcaggTCCCCCCGTGGCCCTGTAGCGAGCGCTGTGCCTTCTTCCAGCCCCACGGCCATCAGGACATCACCACTTTCCCCAGTGCACCTGTGGATGTGTGCTGTACAAGGGGCTGGTGCGGTGCTGGATGTGACCCGGAGCTGGGCTCACTCCCCTGCCCTGGGCACGGGGTTACTTGGCCTGGCCGCGGGGTTTCTCTGGCAGCAGGAAGGATGA
- the MUTYH gene encoding adenine DNA glycosylase isoform X4, giving the protein MPCAAACSPGTTKAGGTFPGGRWLQLSRMLTGGRMQKWPTLQALAAASLEEVNELWAGLGYYSRGKRLQEAARKVVSELGGRMPRTAEDLQKLLPGVGRYTAGAIASISFGQATGVVDGNVIRVLCRLRCIGADTSSLAVTDCLWDMANALVDRSHPGDFNQALMELGATVCTPKSPLCGECPVKEHCHSWHRVEKELASASQKLFGKSNPVPDVEDCGVGGCPLCPPAAEPWDSSLGVTNFPRKAAKKQPRAERTATCVLERRGHLGVPEYLIVQRPSSGLLAGLWEFPSLPLAPGLQEEQQKEVLADHLRAWTGRPVQAQSLSFIGEVVHIFSHIHQTYAVYSLCLDGDVVLDTALSPSRWVSEEEFRASAVSTAMKKVLKARETQRGEQSGHAKVGGAAVCAELPRAVLEPPRTWGCTGSSPSWSRETCLAGSVCGSLSIRDTPLLMPQRGSLRTLGVWFSPGISPAGLQAEAGIKAGGGGQHPHRDAALPARLPPSSDPSVMAPLAADTSRSCAVVSPAQGSCRSPRGPVASAVPSSSPTAIRTSPLSPVHLWMCAVQGAGAVLDVTRSWAHSPALGTGLLGLAAGFLWQQEG; this is encoded by the exons ATGCCCTGCGCAGCCGCCTGCTCGCCTGGTACGACAAAAGCCGGCGGGACCTTCCCTGGAGGACGCTG GCTGCAACTGAGCCGGATGCTGACAGGCGGGCGTATGCAG AAGTGGCCAACGCTGCAGGCGCTGGCAGCAGCATCACTGGAG gaggtgaaTGAGCTCTGGGCAGGACTTGGCTACTACTCACGAGGAAAGCgcctgcaggaggcagcaaggAAG GTGGTGTCGGAGCTGGGCGGCCGCATGCCCAGGACAGCCGAGgacctgcagaagctgctgccagGAGTGGGCCGATACACAGCAGGAGCCATCGCTTCCATCTCGTTTGGGCAG GCTACTGGCGTCGTGGATGGGAATGTGATCCGCGTGCTGTGCCGCCTGCGGTGCATCGGCGCTGACACCAGCAGCCTGGCTGTCACTGACTGCCTCTG GGACATGGCCAATGCCCTGGTGGATAGGAGCCACCCAGGGGACTTCAACCAAGctctgatggagctgggggcaACCGTGTGCACGCCCAAATCCCCGCTGTGCGGGGAGTGCCCAGTGAAGGAGCACTGCCACTCCTGGCATAGG GTGGAGAAGGAGCTGGCCTCTGCCTCTCAGAAGCTGTTTGGAAAGTCCAACCCAGTGCCTGACGTTGAGGACTGTG GGGTTGGGGGCTGTCCCTTGTGCCCCCCTGCTGCCGAGCCGTGGGACAGCAGCCTGGGGGTCACCAACTTCCCCCGCAAAGCAGCGAAGAAGCAGCCACGGGCAGAGCGGACAGCCACATGTGTGCTGGAGCGGAGGGGCCACCTTGGGGTCCCTGAGTACCTCATCGTGCAGAGACCCAGCTCAG GGCTCTTGGCTGGGCTCTGGGAGTTCCCCAGCCTCCCACTGGCTCCAGGcctgcaggaagagcagcagaaggaggTGCTGGCTGACCACCTGCGGGCATGGACAGGGCGGCCCGTGCAGGCACAGAGTTTGAGCTTCATCGGAGAG GTTGTCCACATCTTCTCTCACATTCACCAAACATATGCGGTCTACTCACTGTGCCTGGATGGGGATGTGGTCCTGGACACTGCCTTGTCCCCATCCCGCTGGGTGTCAGAGGAGGAATTCCGTGCCTCGGCTGTGTCCACTGCCATGAAGAAG GTGCTGAAGGCACGAGAGACTCAGCGTGGGGAGCAGAGTGGCCATGCCAAGGTGGGCGGTGCAGCAGTGTGCGCAGAGCTGCCCCGTGCCGTGCTGGAGCCCCCCAGGACTTGGGGCTGCACTGGGAGCTCCCCATCCTGGAGCAGGGAAACGTGCCTGGCCGGCTCTGTCTGTGGTTCCCTCAGTATTAGGGACACCCCACTGTTGATGCCCCAGAGGGGGTCCCTGAGGACCCTCGGGGTTTGGTTCAGCCCCGGCATCTCTCCTGCAGGGCTCCAAGCGGAAGCGGGGATCAAAGCTGGGGGCGGTGGGCAGCACCCCCACAGGGATGCAGCTCTCCCTGCGCGCCTTCCTCCGAGCTCCGACCCCTCCGTGATGGCACCTTTGGCAGCTGACACCAGCAGGTCATGTGCTGTGGTGAGCCCTgcacagggcagctgcaggTCCCCCCGTGGCCCTGTAGCGAGCGCTGTGCCTTCTTCCAGCCCCACGGCCATCAGGACATCACCACTTTCCCCAGTGCACCTGTGGATGTGTGCTGTACAAGGGGCTGGTGCGGTGCTGGATGTGACCCGGAGCTGGGCTCACTCCCCTGCCCTGGGCACGGGGTTACTTGGCCTGGCCGCGGGGTTTCTCTGGCAGCAGGAAGGATGA
- the MUTYH gene encoding adenine DNA glycosylase isoform X2 has translation MSRLRAAAARGLRRQQRRGSSSAAPTGRGSRKGASPREEAPARPPALHLFRDPVEIDALRSRLLAWYDKSRRDLPWRTLAATEPDADRRAYAEVANAAGAGSSITGGEERGTGLPSLLSLCPLTLCLVGQEVNELWAGLGYYSRGKRLQEAARKVVSELGGRMPRTAEDLQKLLPGVGRYTAGAIASISFGQATGVVDGNVIRVLCRLRCIGADTSSLAVTDCLWDMANALVDRSHPGDFNQALMELGATVCTPKSPLCGECPVKEHCHSWHRVEKELASASQKLFGKSNPVPDVEDCGVGGCPLCPPAAEPWDSSLGVTNFPRKAAKKQPRAERTATCVLERRGHLGVPEYLIVQRPSSGLLAGLWEFPSLPLAPGLQEEQQKEVLADHLRAWTGRPVQAQSLSFIGEVVHIFSHIHQTYAVYSLCLDGDVVLDTALSPSRWVSEEEFRASAVSTAMKKVLKARETQRGEQSGHAKVGGAAVCAELPRAVLEPPRTWGCTGSSPSWSRETCLAGSVCGSLSIRDTPLLMPQRGSLRTLGVWFSPGISPAGLQAEAGIKAGGGGQHPHRDAALPARLPPSSDPSVMAPLAADTSRSCAVVSPAQGSCRSPRGPVASAVPSSSPTAIRTSPLSPVHLWMCAVQGAGAVLDVTRSWAHSPALGTGLLGLAAGFLWQQEG, from the exons ATGAGCCGGCTGCGGGCAGCGGCCGCCCGGGGGCTGCGGCGGCAACAGCGGCGGGGAAGCAGCAGCGCGGCCCCGACTGGGAGGGGCAGCAGGAAGGGCGCGTCGCCCCGTGAAG AGGCCCCCGCTCGACCGCCTGCGCTGCATCTCTTCCGTGACCCCGTCGAGATCGATGCCCTGCGCAGCCGCCTGCTCGCCTGGTACGACAAAAGCCGGCGGGACCTTCCCTGGAGGACGCTG GCTGCAACTGAGCCGGATGCTGACAGGCGGGCGTATGCAG AAGTGGCCAACGCTGCAGGCGCTGGCAGCAGCATCACTGGAGGTGAGGAGCGTGGGACTGGGCTGCCCTCACTGCTCTCCCTGTGTCCCCTAACACTGTGTcttgtggggcaggaggtgaaTGAGCTCTGGGCAGGACTTGGCTACTACTCACGAGGAAAGCgcctgcaggaggcagcaaggAAG GTGGTGTCGGAGCTGGGCGGCCGCATGCCCAGGACAGCCGAGgacctgcagaagctgctgccagGAGTGGGCCGATACACAGCAGGAGCCATCGCTTCCATCTCGTTTGGGCAG GCTACTGGCGTCGTGGATGGGAATGTGATCCGCGTGCTGTGCCGCCTGCGGTGCATCGGCGCTGACACCAGCAGCCTGGCTGTCACTGACTGCCTCTG GGACATGGCCAATGCCCTGGTGGATAGGAGCCACCCAGGGGACTTCAACCAAGctctgatggagctgggggcaACCGTGTGCACGCCCAAATCCCCGCTGTGCGGGGAGTGCCCAGTGAAGGAGCACTGCCACTCCTGGCATAGG GTGGAGAAGGAGCTGGCCTCTGCCTCTCAGAAGCTGTTTGGAAAGTCCAACCCAGTGCCTGACGTTGAGGACTGTG GGGTTGGGGGCTGTCCCTTGTGCCCCCCTGCTGCCGAGCCGTGGGACAGCAGCCTGGGGGTCACCAACTTCCCCCGCAAAGCAGCGAAGAAGCAGCCACGGGCAGAGCGGACAGCCACATGTGTGCTGGAGCGGAGGGGCCACCTTGGGGTCCCTGAGTACCTCATCGTGCAGAGACCCAGCTCAG GGCTCTTGGCTGGGCTCTGGGAGTTCCCCAGCCTCCCACTGGCTCCAGGcctgcaggaagagcagcagaaggaggTGCTGGCTGACCACCTGCGGGCATGGACAGGGCGGCCCGTGCAGGCACAGAGTTTGAGCTTCATCGGAGAG GTTGTCCACATCTTCTCTCACATTCACCAAACATATGCGGTCTACTCACTGTGCCTGGATGGGGATGTGGTCCTGGACACTGCCTTGTCCCCATCCCGCTGGGTGTCAGAGGAGGAATTCCGTGCCTCGGCTGTGTCCACTGCCATGAAGAAG GTGCTGAAGGCACGAGAGACTCAGCGTGGGGAGCAGAGTGGCCATGCCAAGGTGGGCGGTGCAGCAGTGTGCGCAGAGCTGCCCCGTGCCGTGCTGGAGCCCCCCAGGACTTGGGGCTGCACTGGGAGCTCCCCATCCTGGAGCAGGGAAACGTGCCTGGCCGGCTCTGTCTGTGGTTCCCTCAGTATTAGGGACACCCCACTGTTGATGCCCCAGAGGGGGTCCCTGAGGACCCTCGGGGTTTGGTTCAGCCCCGGCATCTCTCCTGCAGGGCTCCAAGCGGAAGCGGGGATCAAAGCTGGGGGCGGTGGGCAGCACCCCCACAGGGATGCAGCTCTCCCTGCGCGCCTTCCTCCGAGCTCCGACCCCTCCGTGATGGCACCTTTGGCAGCTGACACCAGCAGGTCATGTGCTGTGGTGAGCCCTgcacagggcagctgcaggTCCCCCCGTGGCCCTGTAGCGAGCGCTGTGCCTTCTTCCAGCCCCACGGCCATCAGGACATCACCACTTTCCCCAGTGCACCTGTGGATGTGTGCTGTACAAGGGGCTGGTGCGGTGCTGGATGTGACCCGGAGCTGGGCTCACTCCCCTGCCCTGGGCACGGGGTTACTTGGCCTGGCCGCGGGGTTTCTCTGGCAGCAGGAAGGATGA
- the MUTYH gene encoding adenine DNA glycosylase isoform X5, translating to MPCAAACSPGTTKAGGTFPGGRWLQLSRMLTGGRMQVVSELGGRMPRTAEDLQKLLPGVGRYTAGAIASISFGQATGVVDGNVIRVLCRLRCIGADTSSLAVTDCLWDMANALVDRSHPGDFNQALMELGATVCTPKSPLCGECPVKEHCHSWHRVEKELASASQKLFGKSNPVPDVEDCGVGGCPLCPPAAEPWDSSLGVTNFPRKAAKKQPRAERTATCVLERRGHLGVPEYLIVQRPSSGLLAGLWEFPSLPLAPGLQEEQQKEVLADHLRAWTGRPVQAQSLSFIGEVVHIFSHIHQTYAVYSLCLDGDVVLDTALSPSRWVSEEEFRASAVSTAMKKVLKARETQRGEQSGHAKVGGAAVCAELPRAVLEPPRTWGCTGSSPSWSRETCLAGSVCGSLSIRDTPLLMPQRGSLRTLGVWFSPGISPAGLQAEAGIKAGGGGQHPHRDAALPARLPPSSDPSVMAPLAADTSRSCAVVSPAQGSCRSPRGPVASAVPSSSPTAIRTSPLSPVHLWMCAVQGAGAVLDVTRSWAHSPALGTGLLGLAAGFLWQQEG from the exons ATGCCCTGCGCAGCCGCCTGCTCGCCTGGTACGACAAAAGCCGGCGGGACCTTCCCTGGAGGACGCTG GCTGCAACTGAGCCGGATGCTGACAGGCGGGCGTATGCAG GTGGTGTCGGAGCTGGGCGGCCGCATGCCCAGGACAGCCGAGgacctgcagaagctgctgccagGAGTGGGCCGATACACAGCAGGAGCCATCGCTTCCATCTCGTTTGGGCAG GCTACTGGCGTCGTGGATGGGAATGTGATCCGCGTGCTGTGCCGCCTGCGGTGCATCGGCGCTGACACCAGCAGCCTGGCTGTCACTGACTGCCTCTG GGACATGGCCAATGCCCTGGTGGATAGGAGCCACCCAGGGGACTTCAACCAAGctctgatggagctgggggcaACCGTGTGCACGCCCAAATCCCCGCTGTGCGGGGAGTGCCCAGTGAAGGAGCACTGCCACTCCTGGCATAGG GTGGAGAAGGAGCTGGCCTCTGCCTCTCAGAAGCTGTTTGGAAAGTCCAACCCAGTGCCTGACGTTGAGGACTGTG GGGTTGGGGGCTGTCCCTTGTGCCCCCCTGCTGCCGAGCCGTGGGACAGCAGCCTGGGGGTCACCAACTTCCCCCGCAAAGCAGCGAAGAAGCAGCCACGGGCAGAGCGGACAGCCACATGTGTGCTGGAGCGGAGGGGCCACCTTGGGGTCCCTGAGTACCTCATCGTGCAGAGACCCAGCTCAG GGCTCTTGGCTGGGCTCTGGGAGTTCCCCAGCCTCCCACTGGCTCCAGGcctgcaggaagagcagcagaaggaggTGCTGGCTGACCACCTGCGGGCATGGACAGGGCGGCCCGTGCAGGCACAGAGTTTGAGCTTCATCGGAGAG GTTGTCCACATCTTCTCTCACATTCACCAAACATATGCGGTCTACTCACTGTGCCTGGATGGGGATGTGGTCCTGGACACTGCCTTGTCCCCATCCCGCTGGGTGTCAGAGGAGGAATTCCGTGCCTCGGCTGTGTCCACTGCCATGAAGAAG GTGCTGAAGGCACGAGAGACTCAGCGTGGGGAGCAGAGTGGCCATGCCAAGGTGGGCGGTGCAGCAGTGTGCGCAGAGCTGCCCCGTGCCGTGCTGGAGCCCCCCAGGACTTGGGGCTGCACTGGGAGCTCCCCATCCTGGAGCAGGGAAACGTGCCTGGCCGGCTCTGTCTGTGGTTCCCTCAGTATTAGGGACACCCCACTGTTGATGCCCCAGAGGGGGTCCCTGAGGACCCTCGGGGTTTGGTTCAGCCCCGGCATCTCTCCTGCAGGGCTCCAAGCGGAAGCGGGGATCAAAGCTGGGGGCGGTGGGCAGCACCCCCACAGGGATGCAGCTCTCCCTGCGCGCCTTCCTCCGAGCTCCGACCCCTCCGTGATGGCACCTTTGGCAGCTGACACCAGCAGGTCATGTGCTGTGGTGAGCCCTgcacagggcagctgcaggTCCCCCCGTGGCCCTGTAGCGAGCGCTGTGCCTTCTTCCAGCCCCACGGCCATCAGGACATCACCACTTTCCCCAGTGCACCTGTGGATGTGTGCTGTACAAGGGGCTGGTGCGGTGCTGGATGTGACCCGGAGCTGGGCTCACTCCCCTGCCCTGGGCACGGGGTTACTTGGCCTGGCCGCGGGGTTTCTCTGGCAGCAGGAAGGATGA
- the MUTYH gene encoding adenine DNA glycosylase isoform X1 yields the protein MSRLRAAAARGLRRQQRRGSSSAAPTGRGSRKGASPREEAPARPPALHLFRDPVEIDALRSRLLAWYDKSRRDLPWRTLAATEPDADRRAYAVWVSEIMLQQTQVATVIDYYNRWMQKWPTLQALAAASLEEVNELWAGLGYYSRGKRLQEAARKVVSELGGRMPRTAEDLQKLLPGVGRYTAGAIASISFGQATGVVDGNVIRVLCRLRCIGADTSSLAVTDCLWDMANALVDRSHPGDFNQALMELGATVCTPKSPLCGECPVKEHCHSWHRVEKELASASQKLFGKSNPVPDVEDCGVGGCPLCPPAAEPWDSSLGVTNFPRKAAKKQPRAERTATCVLERRGHLGVPEYLIVQRPSSGLLAGLWEFPSLPLAPGLQEEQQKEVLADHLRAWTGRPVQAQSLSFIGEVVHIFSHIHQTYAVYSLCLDGDVVLDTALSPSRWVSEEEFRASAVSTAMKKVLKARETQRGEQSGHAKVGGAAVCAELPRAVLEPPRTWGCTGSSPSWSRETCLAGSVCGSLSIRDTPLLMPQRGSLRTLGVWFSPGISPAGLQAEAGIKAGGGGQHPHRDAALPARLPPSSDPSVMAPLAADTSRSCAVVSPAQGSCRSPRGPVASAVPSSSPTAIRTSPLSPVHLWMCAVQGAGAVLDVTRSWAHSPALGTGLLGLAAGFLWQQEG from the exons ATGAGCCGGCTGCGGGCAGCGGCCGCCCGGGGGCTGCGGCGGCAACAGCGGCGGGGAAGCAGCAGCGCGGCCCCGACTGGGAGGGGCAGCAGGAAGGGCGCGTCGCCCCGTGAAG AGGCCCCCGCTCGACCGCCTGCGCTGCATCTCTTCCGTGACCCCGTCGAGATCGATGCCCTGCGCAGCCGCCTGCTCGCCTGGTACGACAAAAGCCGGCGGGACCTTCCCTGGAGGACGCTG GCTGCAACTGAGCCGGATGCTGACAGGCGGGCGTATGCAG TGTGGGTGTCCGAGATCATGCTCCAGCAGACACAAGTGGCCACAGTGATTGACTACTACAACCGCTGGATGCAG AAGTGGCCAACGCTGCAGGCGCTGGCAGCAGCATCACTGGAG gaggtgaaTGAGCTCTGGGCAGGACTTGGCTACTACTCACGAGGAAAGCgcctgcaggaggcagcaaggAAG GTGGTGTCGGAGCTGGGCGGCCGCATGCCCAGGACAGCCGAGgacctgcagaagctgctgccagGAGTGGGCCGATACACAGCAGGAGCCATCGCTTCCATCTCGTTTGGGCAG GCTACTGGCGTCGTGGATGGGAATGTGATCCGCGTGCTGTGCCGCCTGCGGTGCATCGGCGCTGACACCAGCAGCCTGGCTGTCACTGACTGCCTCTG GGACATGGCCAATGCCCTGGTGGATAGGAGCCACCCAGGGGACTTCAACCAAGctctgatggagctgggggcaACCGTGTGCACGCCCAAATCCCCGCTGTGCGGGGAGTGCCCAGTGAAGGAGCACTGCCACTCCTGGCATAGG GTGGAGAAGGAGCTGGCCTCTGCCTCTCAGAAGCTGTTTGGAAAGTCCAACCCAGTGCCTGACGTTGAGGACTGTG GGGTTGGGGGCTGTCCCTTGTGCCCCCCTGCTGCCGAGCCGTGGGACAGCAGCCTGGGGGTCACCAACTTCCCCCGCAAAGCAGCGAAGAAGCAGCCACGGGCAGAGCGGACAGCCACATGTGTGCTGGAGCGGAGGGGCCACCTTGGGGTCCCTGAGTACCTCATCGTGCAGAGACCCAGCTCAG GGCTCTTGGCTGGGCTCTGGGAGTTCCCCAGCCTCCCACTGGCTCCAGGcctgcaggaagagcagcagaaggaggTGCTGGCTGACCACCTGCGGGCATGGACAGGGCGGCCCGTGCAGGCACAGAGTTTGAGCTTCATCGGAGAG GTTGTCCACATCTTCTCTCACATTCACCAAACATATGCGGTCTACTCACTGTGCCTGGATGGGGATGTGGTCCTGGACACTGCCTTGTCCCCATCCCGCTGGGTGTCAGAGGAGGAATTCCGTGCCTCGGCTGTGTCCACTGCCATGAAGAAG GTGCTGAAGGCACGAGAGACTCAGCGTGGGGAGCAGAGTGGCCATGCCAAGGTGGGCGGTGCAGCAGTGTGCGCAGAGCTGCCCCGTGCCGTGCTGGAGCCCCCCAGGACTTGGGGCTGCACTGGGAGCTCCCCATCCTGGAGCAGGGAAACGTGCCTGGCCGGCTCTGTCTGTGGTTCCCTCAGTATTAGGGACACCCCACTGTTGATGCCCCAGAGGGGGTCCCTGAGGACCCTCGGGGTTTGGTTCAGCCCCGGCATCTCTCCTGCAGGGCTCCAAGCGGAAGCGGGGATCAAAGCTGGGGGCGGTGGGCAGCACCCCCACAGGGATGCAGCTCTCCCTGCGCGCCTTCCTCCGAGCTCCGACCCCTCCGTGATGGCACCTTTGGCAGCTGACACCAGCAGGTCATGTGCTGTGGTGAGCCCTgcacagggcagctgcaggTCCCCCCGTGGCCCTGTAGCGAGCGCTGTGCCTTCTTCCAGCCCCACGGCCATCAGGACATCACCACTTTCCCCAGTGCACCTGTGGATGTGTGCTGTACAAGGGGCTGGTGCGGTGCTGGATGTGACCCGGAGCTGGGCTCACTCCCCTGCCCTGGGCACGGGGTTACTTGGCCTGGCCGCGGGGTTTCTCTGGCAGCAGGAAGGATGA